Proteins encoded in a region of the Synechococcus sp. BIOS-U3-1 genome:
- the tsaE gene encoding tRNA (adenosine(37)-N6)-threonylcarbamoyltransferase complex ATPase subunit type 1 TsaE, with protein sequence MNICGDAEASGSLIKQSTDRSWILKDLEATRALGRYLVQQPERPSLLLLEGTLGAGKTSLVQGIASALGIDEPITSPTFALAQHYSQGKPPLVHLDLYRLELPAAADDLFLQEEEEALGMGAMLVVEWSERLSLALPEAWRLRLSHRSEGGRLATLNRNDQSAAG encoded by the coding sequence TTGAATATCTGCGGAGACGCCGAGGCTTCGGGCTCGCTGATTAAGCAATCTACCGATCGGAGCTGGATCCTGAAGGACCTGGAGGCCACGCGTGCCCTGGGCAGGTATCTCGTGCAACAGCCCGAGCGTCCATCACTACTGCTGCTCGAGGGAACTCTTGGTGCAGGGAAAACCTCACTGGTGCAGGGCATTGCCTCTGCTCTGGGCATCGACGAGCCGATCACCAGCCCAACCTTTGCCCTCGCACAGCACTACTCCCAGGGCAAACCACCACTGGTTCACCTCGATCTCTATCGGCTGGAATTACCAGCAGCGGCCGATGACCTCTTCCTCCAGGAGGAGGAAGAAGCGCTAGGGATGGGCGCCATGCTGGTCGTGGAATGGTCGGAACGACTCAGCCTGGCCCTGCCGGAAGCCTGGCGACTGAGGCTGTCTCACCGAAGCGAAGGAGGCAGGCTGGCAACTTTGAACAGAAACGATCAGTCAGCTGCTGGCTGA
- a CDS encoding rod shape-determining protein MreD: protein MTRLHRQPICVASALLVPILQMAAPSWINLDGVPPSWAILWLLPWSLVDGPLAGAIAGAAIGLVLDGLSLGDVSQVPALVLMGWWWGRLGRRGPPIQRSLNLGLLAWIGSLVLGLSLWIQWLVLGASDGLIQSWALHSTLAQALITGLLAPLVGSWQLLLWRRRAPA from the coding sequence ATGACGCGCCTGCACCGACAACCGATCTGCGTAGCCTCCGCTCTTCTGGTGCCGATCCTGCAGATGGCAGCACCGTCTTGGATCAATCTTGATGGTGTTCCGCCCAGCTGGGCCATCCTCTGGTTGCTTCCCTGGTCGTTGGTGGACGGTCCGCTTGCCGGTGCAATCGCTGGAGCTGCGATTGGTCTTGTCCTGGATGGTCTCAGTCTTGGGGATGTCAGTCAGGTCCCTGCCCTTGTCTTGATGGGTTGGTGGTGGGGGCGTCTGGGACGTCGTGGTCCTCCGATTCAGCGCAGTCTCAACCTGGGACTGCTTGCCTGGATCGGCTCGCTGGTCCTGGGTCTGTCCCTATGGATTCAGTGGCTGGTGTTGGGGGCATCCGATGGTCTGATCCAGTCATGGGCGCTCCATTCCACCCTCGCGCAGGCTTTGATCACTGGACTGCTGGCACCGTTGGTTGGATCCTGGCAGCTGCTTCTGTGGCGACGGCGAGCACCAGCATGA
- a CDS encoding rod shape-determining protein, translating to MLFRRFQLSRDIGIDLGTANTLIYVSGKGIVLQEPSVVALDLERGVTMAVGDEAKLMLGRTPGNIRAVRPLRDGVIADFDAAEQMLKTFIQKGNEGRGIVAPRLVVGIPSGVTGVERRAVREAGLAGAREVHLIDEPVAAAIGAGLPVTEPVGTMIVDIGGGTTEVAVLSLGGTVLSESVRVAGDEISDSIGVYLKKVHNLVVGERTAEEIKIRIGSAFPDDEFDQTVMDVRGLHLLSGLPRTIQLQAGDLREAIAEPLNVIVEAVKRTLERTPPELAADIVDRGIMLAGGGALVRGISDLISHETGIFTHIAEEPLLCVVKGCGQVLEDYKRLQRVLDTPEFVRSAAAL from the coding sequence GTGCTGTTCCGCCGTTTCCAGCTGTCCCGCGATATCGGAATCGACCTTGGTACCGCCAACACCCTGATTTATGTCTCGGGTAAGGGGATCGTGCTGCAGGAGCCCTCCGTTGTGGCCCTTGATCTCGAACGCGGCGTGACCATGGCCGTTGGGGATGAGGCCAAGCTGATGCTGGGCCGCACGCCTGGAAATATTCGTGCTGTACGCCCCCTTCGCGATGGTGTGATCGCCGACTTCGATGCGGCTGAGCAGATGCTGAAAACCTTCATTCAGAAAGGTAATGAAGGCCGCGGCATCGTGGCCCCTCGTCTTGTTGTGGGTATCCCCAGTGGGGTCACCGGTGTGGAGCGCCGTGCCGTGCGTGAGGCCGGTCTTGCCGGAGCACGTGAGGTGCACCTGATTGATGAGCCTGTTGCTGCTGCGATCGGCGCCGGTCTGCCGGTCACGGAGCCTGTCGGCACGATGATTGTGGATATCGGCGGCGGTACCACCGAAGTGGCGGTGCTCAGTCTCGGTGGAACCGTGCTCAGTGAATCTGTGCGGGTTGCAGGAGATGAAATCAGTGACTCCATTGGCGTCTACCTCAAGAAAGTGCACAACCTTGTTGTGGGTGAACGCACCGCAGAGGAGATCAAAATCCGCATTGGTTCCGCGTTCCCCGACGACGAGTTCGATCAAACGGTGATGGACGTGCGTGGCCTGCATCTGCTGTCCGGGCTGCCGCGCACCATTCAGCTGCAGGCCGGGGATCTGCGTGAGGCCATCGCTGAGCCTTTGAACGTGATTGTGGAGGCTGTGAAGCGCACTCTCGAGCGCACTCCCCCAGAGCTTGCTGCCGATATCGTCGATCGTGGAATCATGCTGGCCGGTGGCGGAGCGTTGGTTCGTGGCATCAGTGATCTAATTAGCCATGAAACGGGGATCTTCACCCACATCGCAGAGGAGCCACTGCTTTGTGTCGTCAAGGGTTGTGGTCAGGTTCTTGAGGACTACAAGCGCTTGCAAAGGGTGCTCGATACGCCTGAATTTGTACGCTCCGCTGCCGCTCTTTGA
- the rpaB gene encoding response regulator transcription factor RpaB encodes MPEDPSHQLDGDGSLQGAPESVKATLLVVDDEPAVRRVLVMRLQLAGYRVVCAEDGEEALEVFHRESPDLVVLDVMLPKLDGFAVCRRLRAESCVPIIFLSALEAISERVAGLDLGADDYLPKPFSPKELEARIATILRRVGRGSATAEPRELPTGQGVVRVGDLVVDTNRRQVTRGSERISLTYTEFSLLELLFREPGQVVPRAEILEQLWGYPPRRAADLRVVDVYVARLRGKLEPDPRNPELILTVRGIGYSSQRMGDNAPAALAS; translated from the coding sequence ATGCCCGAAGACCCATCCCACCAACTTGATGGCGATGGGTCTCTCCAGGGAGCTCCAGAGTCCGTTAAGGCAACTTTGCTCGTCGTGGACGACGAGCCAGCCGTGCGTCGTGTCCTTGTGATGCGTCTCCAGCTAGCCGGTTACCGGGTTGTCTGTGCAGAAGATGGTGAAGAGGCTTTAGAGGTTTTCCATCGCGAATCTCCTGACTTGGTGGTTCTGGATGTGATGTTGCCGAAGCTCGACGGTTTTGCAGTTTGTCGGCGGCTGCGGGCTGAATCCTGCGTCCCAATCATTTTCCTTTCGGCTCTTGAAGCGATCTCCGAGCGAGTCGCCGGTCTCGATCTGGGTGCAGACGATTACTTGCCCAAACCCTTCAGCCCCAAGGAGCTGGAAGCACGCATTGCCACGATTCTCCGTCGCGTAGGCCGTGGTTCAGCGACTGCTGAGCCTCGGGAACTACCGACAGGCCAGGGGGTTGTTCGAGTTGGCGACCTCGTGGTCGACACCAATCGCCGCCAGGTGACGCGAGGCAGTGAGCGCATTTCACTGACTTACACCGAATTCAGCTTGCTCGAGCTTTTGTTCAGGGAACCGGGCCAGGTTGTTCCTCGTGCTGAAATTCTTGAGCAGCTTTGGGGCTACCCGCCTCGCCGTGCAGCTGACCTGCGGGTGGTTGATGTGTATGTGGCTCGCCTGCGCGGCAAGCTCGAACCAGATCCGCGCAATCCTGAACTGATTCTCACAGTTCGCGGAATCGGTTATTCCTCTCAGCGCATGGGCGACAACGCTCCTGCAGCCTTGGCCAGTTGA
- a CDS encoding carbohydrate kinase family protein, producing MSDSAPQVLCLGEALVDRLGPLGCDPALAAPVDCDDRLGGAPANVACALARLGTPVAFIGRLGADDIGNNFQEMLGNRGVDLRGLQIDPQRPSRVVLVRRDSTGERVFQGFAGDRGEGFADQALNQTTLDPIWCALAAEACWLLIGTIPLATEASAATLRSAVSQAERDGVRIAIDVNWRPTFWDPSADPLAGPPPQALALMQPFLEKAGLIKLAKEEAEWLFSSSDPSEISASLPQQPDVLVTDGGHPVRWFLAGHKGSMTVLAPSQIVDTTGAGDAFTAGLLHQLVKLTPSTGQPLQLSAAVVEQLVRYAAACGALVCSGAGAIDPQPLPSMVVEFLEQLES from the coding sequence ATGTCTGATTCCGCTCCGCAGGTGCTGTGTCTTGGTGAGGCCCTCGTGGATCGGCTCGGGCCATTGGGGTGTGACCCTGCCTTGGCTGCTCCAGTGGATTGTGATGATCGTCTTGGCGGCGCTCCTGCCAACGTGGCTTGCGCCCTGGCTCGACTCGGAACGCCTGTCGCCTTCATTGGTCGGCTAGGTGCCGATGACATCGGCAATAACTTTCAAGAGATGTTGGGCAATCGCGGCGTTGATCTGCGGGGTCTCCAAATTGATCCTCAACGTCCCAGCCGGGTGGTGCTTGTTCGCCGTGATTCCACTGGCGAAAGGGTCTTTCAGGGATTTGCTGGCGACCGCGGCGAGGGCTTTGCCGATCAGGCTTTGAATCAGACCACTCTTGATCCGATCTGGTGTGCTTTGGCAGCAGAAGCTTGCTGGCTTTTGATCGGCACCATTCCGCTGGCCACAGAGGCCTCTGCGGCAACCTTGCGCTCTGCGGTCAGTCAGGCCGAGCGGGATGGAGTGCGGATTGCCATTGATGTGAACTGGCGCCCCACGTTCTGGGATCCGTCTGCGGACCCGCTCGCAGGTCCTCCCCCGCAGGCGCTGGCTCTGATGCAACCCTTTCTTGAGAAAGCCGGTTTGATCAAATTGGCGAAGGAAGAAGCGGAGTGGCTGTTCAGCAGCAGTGATCCCTCCGAGATCAGCGCTTCGTTGCCTCAGCAGCCCGATGTTCTGGTCACTGACGGCGGACATCCGGTGCGGTGGTTCCTGGCTGGCCATAAGGGTTCGATGACTGTTCTGGCGCCATCTCAGATCGTTGACACCACTGGTGCTGGAGATGCTTTCACGGCTGGACTGCTGCATCAACTGGTGAAACTGACTCCTTCAACTGGCCAGCCACTTCAGCTCAGTGCAGCGGTAGTGGAGCAGCTTGTGCGCTACGCGGCCGCCTGTGGAGCATTGGTCTGTTCCGGTGCTGGGGCGATCGATCCGCAGCCTCTGCCCAGCATGGTGGTGGAGTTTCTTGAGCAACTCGAGTCCTGA
- the lysS gene encoding lysine--tRNA ligase → MSELRETRLEKANALRELGVEPYALHFDPTDRMAQLQHVHADLPKGEERDLKVAVAGRVMARRVMGKLAFFSLSDETGTIQLFLEKSTLGEAFAQITALVDVGDLIGVRGILRRTDRGELSVKVAEWTMLTKSLQPLPDKWHGLADVEKRYRQRYLDLIVTPQSRETFRRRALTVSAIRRWLDDREFLEIETPVLQSQPGGADARPFETHHNALDLQLTLRIATELHLKRLVVGGFERVYELGRIFRNEGISTRHNPEFTTVEVYQAYSDYLGMMELTEQMISAVCQEVCGCQTINYQGADIDLTPPWRRATMHELVQDATGLDFYGFSTREDAAAAMEARGLHVPALADSVGRLLNEAFEQAVESTLIQPTFVMDYPLEISPLARPHRSKPGLVERFELFIVGREHANAFSELTDPVDQRQRLETQQERKAAGDLEAQGLDEDFVNALEVGMPPTGGLGIGIDRLVMLLTDSPSIRDVIAFPLLRPEA, encoded by the coding sequence GTGTCTGAACTGCGCGAGACCCGCTTGGAGAAGGCGAATGCCCTGCGGGAGCTGGGTGTAGAGCCGTATGCCCTCCATTTTGATCCAACTGATCGGATGGCTCAGTTGCAGCACGTCCATGCTGATCTGCCCAAGGGGGAAGAGCGGGACCTCAAGGTGGCGGTCGCTGGTCGAGTGATGGCTCGACGGGTGATGGGCAAACTTGCTTTCTTCTCCCTGTCTGATGAGACCGGCACGATCCAGCTGTTTCTGGAGAAGTCGACTCTGGGTGAGGCGTTTGCCCAGATCACGGCGCTCGTGGATGTAGGCGATCTGATCGGTGTGCGCGGAATTCTGCGTCGAACCGATCGTGGTGAGCTTTCTGTGAAAGTGGCCGAGTGGACCATGCTCACCAAATCGCTGCAGCCGTTGCCTGATAAGTGGCATGGCCTTGCTGATGTGGAAAAGCGCTACCGACAGCGCTATCTCGATCTGATCGTGACCCCCCAGTCGCGGGAAACGTTCCGGAGGCGTGCCTTAACCGTGAGCGCTATTCGGCGCTGGTTGGATGATCGCGAATTCCTGGAGATTGAGACACCTGTTCTCCAGAGTCAGCCTGGTGGTGCTGATGCGCGCCCCTTTGAAACGCATCACAACGCTCTCGACCTCCAGCTCACATTGCGAATCGCCACTGAACTGCACCTCAAGAGGCTGGTTGTGGGCGGCTTTGAGCGTGTGTACGAGCTCGGCAGAATCTTCCGTAACGAAGGCATCAGCACTCGACACAACCCTGAATTCACCACAGTTGAGGTGTACCAGGCCTACTCCGATTACCTGGGAATGATGGAGCTCACTGAACAAATGATCAGTGCTGTCTGCCAGGAGGTCTGCGGTTGTCAAACCATCAACTATCAAGGAGCGGACATTGATCTGACCCCTCCCTGGAGGCGGGCCACCATGCATGAGTTGGTGCAGGACGCCACCGGACTTGATTTCTATGGCTTCAGCACTCGGGAGGACGCTGCAGCGGCCATGGAGGCCAGGGGTCTGCACGTTCCTGCGCTGGCCGATTCCGTGGGACGCCTTCTCAATGAGGCGTTTGAACAGGCTGTGGAGTCAACCTTGATCCAGCCCACATTCGTGATGGACTATCCCCTGGAGATTTCGCCTCTGGCTCGTCCGCATCGCAGCAAGCCCGGGTTGGTCGAACGTTTTGAGCTGTTCATCGTCGGCAGAGAGCATGCCAATGCCTTCAGTGAGCTCACTGATCCTGTCGATCAGCGTCAGCGCTTGGAGACACAGCAGGAACGCAAAGCCGCTGGCGATTTGGAAGCGCAGGGTTTGGATGAGGATTTCGTCAATGCTCTGGAGGTGGGTATGCCTCCGACAGGTGGCCTCGGCATCGGCATTGATCGATTGGTGATGCTGCTCACGGACAGCCCCTCAATCCGCGATGTAATTGCTTTCCCGCTGCTTCGTCCCGAGGCATGA
- the mreC gene encoding rod shape-determining protein MreC, with amino-acid sequence MGSSQRPKGSRLRSIQRLWPWLALLLALGLVRLSKGAGFADGFAFLSRPFWPGSAQREWIETAQQQEQLSRLELLEQDNARLRGLLSLDEQSSGDWLQAAVISRTASGWWQQLLLGKGSVEGVAKDDAVIGPGGLVGRVQSVTPATSRVRLLTAPGSRIGVWLPRTQQHGLLVGLGTARPQLQFLDKDIQVRPGDLVSTSPASTLLPPNLPVAVVQSLNSRSVPAPTALVQLIAPPDAIDWVQVKVR; translated from the coding sequence ATGGGCTCTTCCCAGAGGCCAAAGGGGTCAAGGCTGCGCTCCATCCAGCGGCTTTGGCCATGGTTGGCGTTGCTGCTAGCTCTTGGCTTGGTGCGACTGAGTAAAGGGGCTGGATTTGCTGATGGCTTCGCCTTCTTGAGTCGGCCCTTCTGGCCGGGCTCCGCTCAGCGCGAGTGGATTGAGACTGCCCAACAGCAGGAGCAACTGTCCAGACTGGAGCTGTTGGAGCAGGACAACGCTCGCCTGAGGGGGCTTTTGTCGCTGGATGAGCAGTCGTCTGGGGACTGGCTTCAGGCTGCGGTGATCTCTCGTACAGCATCAGGCTGGTGGCAGCAGTTGCTTTTGGGCAAAGGCTCGGTCGAGGGGGTGGCCAAGGATGATGCTGTGATCGGACCTGGAGGCCTGGTCGGCAGGGTCCAGAGTGTGACGCCCGCCACCAGCAGAGTTCGTCTGCTCACGGCACCTGGCAGTCGCATCGGCGTCTGGTTGCCCCGCACCCAGCAGCATGGGCTGCTGGTGGGCCTTGGAACAGCCCGGCCACAGTTGCAGTTTCTCGATAAGGACATTCAGGTTCGTCCTGGCGATCTGGTCAGTACCTCTCCTGCGAGCACTCTGCTGCCCCCCAATTTGCCCGTGGCAGTGGTGCAGTCGCTCAATTCCAGATCGGTTCCGGCACCAACCGCTCTCGTGCAGTTGATTGCCCCGCCTGATGCCATCGATTGGGTTCAGGTGAAGGTGCGCTGA
- the ahcY gene encoding adenosylhomocysteinase — protein sequence MVAAPTSAAELKLGVDCVIADINQADFGRKELDIAETEMPGLMALRQKYGSEKPLKGARIAGSLHMTIQTAVLIETLVELGADVRWASCNIFSTQDHAAAAIAAKGIPVFAVKGETLEEYWEYTHRILEWGDGGSPNMILDDGGDATGLVMLGSKAEQDITVLDNPSNEEETYLFASIKKKLAQDSSFYSRTKAQIQGVTEETTTGVARLYKMQKSGELPFPAINVNDSVTKSKFDNLYGCRESLVDSIKRATDVMVAGKQALVIGYGDVGKGSAQSLRGLGATVCIAEVDPICALQAAMEGYRVVRLEDVVGEMDIFVTATGNYQVIRNEHLVKMKDEAIVCNIGHFDNEIDVASLKNYEWDNIKPQVDHITLPSGNKIILLAEGRLVNLGCATGHPSFVMSNSFTNQVLAQIEIFTKGKEYGKEVYVLPKHLDEMVARLHLGRIGAQLTELSKDQADYINVPVQGPYKPDHYRY from the coding sequence ATGGTGGCAGCGCCCACGTCCGCAGCTGAGCTGAAGCTTGGCGTCGATTGCGTCATTGCTGATATCAACCAGGCTGATTTCGGCCGCAAGGAACTCGATATCGCCGAGACCGAAATGCCTGGTCTGATGGCGTTGCGTCAGAAATACGGCAGCGAAAAGCCTTTGAAAGGCGCCCGCATCGCCGGTTCATTGCACATGACCATCCAGACCGCGGTTCTGATTGAAACCCTGGTCGAGCTTGGCGCCGACGTGCGTTGGGCCTCCTGCAATATTTTCTCGACGCAGGACCACGCTGCAGCTGCGATTGCTGCCAAGGGAATCCCCGTGTTTGCTGTTAAGGGCGAAACTCTTGAGGAGTACTGGGAGTACACCCACCGCATCCTCGAGTGGGGTGATGGTGGCTCTCCCAACATGATTTTGGACGACGGTGGTGATGCCACCGGCCTGGTGATGCTGGGAAGCAAGGCCGAGCAGGACATCACCGTTCTCGACAACCCCTCGAATGAGGAAGAGACCTACCTCTTCGCCTCCATCAAGAAGAAGCTGGCTCAGGATTCTAGTTTCTACAGCCGAACCAAAGCCCAGATTCAGGGTGTCACTGAGGAGACCACTACGGGTGTGGCTCGTCTCTACAAGATGCAGAAGAGTGGTGAGCTGCCGTTCCCTGCCATCAACGTCAACGACTCGGTGACCAAGAGCAAATTCGACAACCTTTACGGTTGCCGCGAATCACTCGTTGACAGCATCAAGCGCGCCACCGATGTGATGGTGGCTGGTAAGCAAGCTCTGGTGATCGGCTACGGCGACGTGGGCAAGGGCTCTGCCCAGTCCCTGCGTGGACTGGGTGCCACTGTCTGCATCGCTGAGGTGGATCCCATCTGTGCTCTGCAGGCTGCCATGGAGGGCTATCGCGTTGTCCGCCTCGAGGATGTCGTTGGAGAGATGGACATCTTTGTGACGGCCACCGGCAATTATCAGGTGATCCGCAATGAGCACCTGGTGAAGATGAAGGATGAGGCGATCGTCTGCAACATCGGCCATTTCGATAATGAAATTGATGTCGCCTCACTGAAGAACTATGAGTGGGACAACATCAAGCCCCAGGTTGATCACATCACCTTGCCCAGCGGCAACAAAATCATTTTGCTGGCGGAAGGCCGTCTGGTGAATCTGGGCTGCGCCACGGGTCACCCCAGCTTTGTGATGAGTAACTCCTTCACCAACCAGGTGTTGGCTCAGATTGAGATCTTCACCAAGGGCAAAGAGTACGGGAAGGAGGTCTATGTCCTGCCGAAACATCTCGACGAAATGGTGGCTCGCCTGCACTTGGGTCGCATCGGTGCCCAGCTCACTGAGCTCAGTAAGGATCAAGCTGATTACATCAATGTGCCGGTTCAAGGCCCCTATAAGCCTGATCATTACCGCTATTGA
- a CDS encoding DedA family protein produces the protein MGLTEFVSQLPDWIGQAVEANPWAGYAAIFAAMFLENLFPPIPSELIMPLGGFYVQQGQLQLVPVVIAGLLGTVLGALPWYGIGRLINEERIEQWLTRHGRWIGISPEELSRSRRWFSRYGTALVFWGRLIPGIRTLISVPAGIELMPITPFLIWTTAGSLIWTLLLTVAGMVLGEGYSNVEVWIDPVSKVIKVLLVVAVLAGGIWLGLRIWRRRQSAD, from the coding sequence ATGGGGCTCACCGAATTTGTTTCACAACTGCCCGATTGGATCGGCCAAGCCGTAGAAGCCAATCCCTGGGCAGGTTATGCCGCAATCTTTGCGGCCATGTTCCTGGAGAACCTGTTCCCTCCGATCCCCTCGGAGTTGATCATGCCTCTTGGAGGTTTTTATGTTCAGCAAGGCCAGCTGCAGTTGGTTCCTGTCGTGATCGCGGGTCTGCTGGGCACCGTTCTCGGCGCTTTGCCCTGGTATGGCATTGGCCGCCTGATCAATGAAGAACGGATCGAGCAGTGGCTCACTCGTCATGGTCGCTGGATCGGCATCAGCCCTGAGGAGTTGTCACGAAGCCGTCGTTGGTTCAGTCGCTATGGAACTGCCTTGGTGTTTTGGGGGCGCCTGATTCCAGGCATTCGCACTCTGATTTCAGTGCCTGCTGGTATCGAGCTGATGCCGATCACACCTTTCCTGATCTGGACCACTGCCGGAAGTCTGATTTGGACGTTGTTGCTGACTGTCGCCGGCATGGTTCTTGGCGAGGGTTACAGCAACGTCGAGGTCTGGATCGATCCGGTCAGCAAAGTGATCAAGGTGCTGTTGGTGGTTGCCGTGTTGGCAGGGGGGATCTGGTTGGGACTGCGGATTTGGAGGCGGCGTCAGTCCGCCGATTGA
- a CDS encoding single-stranded DNA-binding protein → MGVNSVTLVGRAGRDPEVRYFESGSMVANLTIAVNRRSRDDEPDWFNLEIWGKQAQVAADYVKKGSLLGIIGSFKLDRWSDRNSGEERSKPVVRVDRLELLGSKRDNQDSGGSFGGGSPSEEEVPF, encoded by the coding sequence ATGGGTGTCAACTCCGTGACTTTGGTCGGCCGTGCCGGCCGCGATCCAGAAGTCAGGTATTTCGAATCAGGAAGCATGGTGGCGAACCTCACCATCGCCGTGAACCGCCGCAGCCGCGATGACGAGCCCGACTGGTTCAATCTTGAAATCTGGGGAAAACAAGCTCAGGTGGCAGCGGACTACGTCAAAAAGGGATCCCTTCTGGGCATCATCGGCAGTTTCAAGCTGGACCGCTGGAGCGACAGGAACAGTGGAGAAGAGCGCAGCAAACCTGTGGTACGGGTTGATCGACTGGAACTCCTGGGCTCAAAGCGAGACAACCAGGACTCCGGCGGCAGTTTCGGCGGCGGAAGTCCCAGCGAAGAAGAAGTGCCTTTCTGA
- a CDS encoding extracellular solute-binding protein — MSLRRRRFLTGLALSSLSVLIWGCRPGSAPEGTLQLWTLQLAPKFNPYMDDVLGSWDSLHPEAPVRWTDLPWGSVERKLLAAVFARTAPDVVNLNPPFAANLASKGGLTDLNPLLPPGAEQNYLPSVWEAARDPEVGQIAIPWYLTVRLSLVNGDLLRQAGLSRAPRRWDEVPAYARSIRERTGRYGLFVTVVPDDSAELLESLVQMGVRLLDARQRAAFNTPAGRKAFAFWTDLYREGLLPREVVSQGQRRAIELYQSGELALLASGAEFLRSIQTNAPGVAAVTSPQPPLTGSDGTANVALMTLAVPRQSKQAVDAVALALFLTNGTNQARFAREARVLPSSLEALAAVRAELEAEQPSDAAAAQIRDARLLSAKTLNTARVLVPATPGVKRLQSIIYTQLQRAMLGQISSDQAVLEAEQQWNLYASARWP; from the coding sequence ATGTCTTTGCGACGGCGCCGGTTTTTGACCGGCCTGGCTCTTTCAAGTCTCTCGGTGTTGATTTGGGGGTGTCGTCCTGGCTCAGCTCCCGAGGGCACACTCCAGCTCTGGACATTGCAGCTGGCCCCAAAGTTCAATCCCTACATGGACGACGTGCTCGGATCCTGGGATTCGCTCCATCCAGAGGCGCCTGTGCGATGGACCGATCTCCCCTGGGGATCGGTGGAGCGCAAGTTGCTGGCGGCTGTGTTTGCACGGACCGCTCCTGATGTGGTGAACCTCAATCCCCCTTTTGCCGCCAATCTGGCCAGTAAGGGTGGCCTCACCGATCTCAATCCTCTTTTGCCGCCTGGAGCAGAGCAGAACTATCTGCCATCGGTTTGGGAGGCAGCCAGGGATCCTGAGGTGGGTCAGATCGCCATCCCTTGGTATCTGACCGTTCGTCTGAGCCTGGTGAATGGCGACCTCCTGCGCCAAGCCGGTCTCTCTAGGGCACCTCGTCGATGGGATGAGGTGCCTGCTTATGCCCGCAGCATCCGCGAGCGAACCGGTCGTTACGGTCTCTTCGTCACTGTTGTTCCTGACGACTCGGCGGAGCTTTTGGAGTCGCTCGTGCAAATGGGCGTGCGTCTTCTGGATGCACGTCAAAGAGCGGCTTTCAATACGCCGGCCGGCCGCAAGGCCTTTGCGTTCTGGACGGATCTGTATCGCGAAGGTTTGTTGCCTCGGGAAGTCGTGAGTCAGGGGCAGCGGCGGGCCATTGAGCTGTACCAAAGCGGTGAGCTTGCATTGCTGGCCAGTGGTGCTGAGTTTCTGCGCAGCATTCAGACCAATGCCCCTGGCGTGGCTGCGGTGACTTCCCCTCAGCCTCCTTTGACCGGTTCGGACGGCACGGCCAATGTGGCCTTGATGACGCTGGCCGTACCTCGGCAGAGCAAGCAGGCTGTTGATGCTGTTGCACTGGCCTTGTTTCTGACCAACGGAACCAATCAGGCTCGCTTCGCCCGCGAGGCGAGAGTCTTGCCTTCTTCTCTGGAGGCTTTAGCTGCTGTTCGTGCGGAGCTTGAGGCTGAGCAGCCATCCGATGCCGCCGCAGCACAAATCCGCGATGCACGACTTCTATCGGCCAAGACGTTGAATACTGCTCGCGTGCTTGTGCCTGCGACCCCGGGGGTGAAGCGCTTGCAGAGCATCATCTACACCCAGTTGCAGCGGGCCATGTTGGGTCAGATCAGCAGTGATCAGGCCGTGCTTGAAGCGGAGCAGCAATGGAACCTTTATGCGAGTGCTCGTTGGCCCTGA
- a CDS encoding hercynine metabolism protein, which translates to MSPTWLDQLEQNLEERLDAFLRSNPDQDLLLHEQHLQDRQRDLSSRRDLMQIQARDLRRQLLSLAEQVQAWGERTRKARNAGANDLALRAEQHVTSLMDQGRDLWSELDELGGNFRDLDQQISRLNQKASQQRGHRSLDEDWALFEAHQELEDLRRRQGLS; encoded by the coding sequence ATGTCGCCGACATGGCTGGATCAGCTTGAACAGAATCTGGAAGAGCGGTTGGATGCATTCCTGCGCTCCAATCCCGATCAAGACCTCCTGCTGCACGAACAGCATCTACAGGATCGACAGCGCGATCTGAGTAGTCGCCGCGATCTGATGCAGATCCAGGCCAGAGACCTGAGACGTCAACTGCTTTCACTCGCTGAGCAGGTCCAAGCCTGGGGAGAGCGCACCAGAAAGGCCCGAAACGCTGGAGCCAATGACCTGGCATTGCGCGCTGAACAGCATGTGACCAGCCTGATGGATCAAGGCAGGGATCTCTGGAGCGAGCTGGATGAGCTGGGTGGGAATTTCCGAGATCTAGATCAGCAGATTTCCCGTCTCAATCAGAAAGCTTCACAACAACGAGGGCATCGCAGCCTGGATGAAGACTGGGCCTTATTTGAAGCCCACCAGGAGCTCGAGGACCTAAGGCGACGCCAGGGGCTCAGCTGA